A region of Paenibacillus sp. JNUCC-31 DNA encodes the following proteins:
- the nusA gene encoding transcription termination factor NusA, producing the protein MSMDFIEAMNELEREKGISKDVLFEAIEAALISSYKRNFNTAQNVRVDMNRNTGVIRVYARKLIVEEVLDSRTEISLPAAREINPHFQLEDIAEIEVTPRDFGRIAAQTAKQVVTQRIREAERGLIYNAFVDKEEDIVTGVVQRQDLRNIYIDLGKIEAALPLTELMPNEKFVHGDRIKAYITKVENTTKGPQIILSRTHPGLLKRLFELEVPEIFDGVVEIRSVAREAGFRSKIAVHSRNEEVDPVGSCVGPKGMRVQTIVGELRGEKIDIVRFSDQVDEYVANALSPSKVLEVQVFEEEKMARVIVPDYQLSLAIGIKGQNARLAAKLTGWKIDIKSESQAEQEFGREKDSSSEMHQDSVSVD; encoded by the coding sequence ATGAGTATGGATTTTATTGAAGCAATGAATGAATTGGAGCGGGAAAAAGGGATCAGCAAGGATGTGCTGTTTGAAGCGATCGAGGCGGCATTAATCTCCAGCTACAAGCGTAATTTCAACACCGCCCAGAATGTGCGTGTTGATATGAACCGTAATACGGGAGTGATTCGTGTATATGCCCGTAAATTGATTGTGGAAGAAGTCCTGGATTCACGTACCGAAATTTCATTGCCTGCTGCACGGGAAATCAACCCACACTTCCAGCTGGAAGATATTGCGGAGATTGAAGTTACGCCGCGTGATTTCGGACGTATCGCAGCACAAACTGCCAAACAGGTAGTTACCCAGCGGATTCGTGAAGCCGAACGCGGCCTGATCTACAACGCTTTCGTAGATAAGGAAGAAGACATCGTTACGGGAGTGGTGCAGCGTCAGGATTTGCGCAATATCTACATCGATCTGGGCAAAATCGAAGCGGCTTTGCCGCTGACCGAATTGATGCCGAACGAGAAGTTTGTTCATGGTGACCGCATTAAGGCGTACATCACCAAGGTCGAGAATACGACCAAAGGGCCGCAAATCATTTTGTCCCGTACTCATCCGGGCTTGTTGAAACGTCTCTTTGAACTGGAAGTACCTGAGATTTTTGACGGTGTAGTTGAGATTCGCTCCGTCGCACGTGAAGCGGGTTTCCGCTCCAAGATTGCCGTTCATTCCCGCAATGAGGAAGTCGATCCGGTTGGATCGTGTGTAGGTCCGAAGGGAATGCGCGTGCAGACCATTGTGGGTGAGCTGCGCGGTGAAAAAATTGACATCGTTCGTTTTTCCGACCAGGTAGACGAATATGTGGCTAATGCACTTAGTCCTTCCAAAGTGTTGGAAGTTCAAGTATTCGAGGAAGAAAAGATGGCTCGGGTAATCGTTCCCGACTATCAGCTGTCCCTCGCCATTGGGATCAAAGGCCAAAATGCCCGATTGGCAGCCAAATTGACCGGCTGGAAAATCGACATTAAGAGCGAGAGCCAGGCGGAACAGGAATTCGGCAGAGAGAAAGATTCTTCTTCGGAAATGCATCAAGATTCCGTCTCCGTCGACTAA